Part of the Deltaproteobacteria bacterium genome, TTCGTCCTCGGTAATCACGCTGTCGCCGCTGCGTGAAATGAAACGGTGCTCTCGAATGTATTTGTTGGTTACCAAGAAATCGTTATCGAAATCGGTTTTGAATTTCCAAAATACATCCAACGGCGCACGCACAAGATAAACAAGCTTATAAGCCTGCCCTCCCCTGCTGTCCGGCGCTAAACGATAAATGGCCGCCCCGTCCTCCGCCGATGCGCGATCTCCGCTTTTCTCGCCGGCCCCATTAGACATCGACGACAAGAATAACAAAGGGAGGGCCAAAATCGTCACGGGCAAAAGGCTCGAAAACTTTGGCATCATGCATTTCATGACAGGTTTCCTAAAAAAACACTGCCTCTGACGGCGAATCTCACAGCCTCGAGACACGGGTCGCCAAATACCCGATGTAGCCGACGTAGCAGGCAAGCAGCACCGCCCCTTCGATGCGGTTGACTCGCCCGGAACCTCGAAATCCATAACCGATGACGAACAGCGAAACAGTGAGCGCCGCCATGACCGGGATGTCCCGGAAGAATATTTCAGGCCCCACATTCATGGGACTTATTGTTCCGGCTATTCCCACTACGGCCAAGGTATTGAACAGGTTGGAGCCGAGGACATTACCCAGCGCAATGTCATCCTCTCCCTTGCGCGCGGCGATGACGGATGAAGCCAGCTCCGGCAGCGACGTTCCCGCGGCCACAACGGTCAGTCCGATGAACAGGTCGCTCACCCCGAAACCGTGAGCGATTTCGACCGCCCCCCACACCAGGACACGGGAACTCACGATCAGCAGGACCAGGCCGATGGCGAGCCGGAAAACCGCTTGGCGGATCGGCATCGCATGCACCTTCAACTCCTGGTCGACTTGGCTGCCCAGCGCGTCTGTTCGTTTCTGCATGCCTTGCCGTATACTCCAAGCCATCAGTCCGGCAAACACACCCAGCAGCACAAAAGCATCGATACGGGTGATTTCGCCGTCCCAGACCTGCCAGGCGGCCAGGACCGTGACTGCGGTCAGTATCGGTAATTCCTTGCGAAGCACCTGCGAATGTACGGCAATGGGACTGATCATTGCCGCAAGTCCCAGGATCAGTGCAATATTCGTGATGTTCGATCCGTAAGCGTTTCCGAGGGCAATGCCCGGATTACCTTGTGACGCGGCAATTGCGGATACCACCAATTCAGGCGCGGAAGTACCGAAGCCCACGATCACCATGCCGATCAAAAGGGGCGGCATTCCGAAATACCGTGCGGTGGAGGCGGAGCCGTCCACAAAATAGCTGGCGCTCCACACGAGGAGCGCCAAGCCAAGGGCGAGTGCGAGAAAGGCTGTTGTCATAACGCTACCATATGAAATTATGGCCCTGGGTGGATATGGGCATGGAATCGCTCCCCCGCCCGGGCCAAGTTGTTCACGACACTTTGTAGGGGCACTGCCCGCCATGCCCCCGGCATCATACCATCCAGACCTCGATTTCAGATGCAGGCAGGAGCGACCGACCGGTTTCTTTCGCACGTCCATTCAATTCATCCGACTCCCATTTTGTGGGATTGTTGCGGATGTATTCGCGGATTCGGTTCAATTCCGATTCATTGCGGATGATGTGTTCCCAATAATTGCGTTGCCACAATTTGGCGCCTGGGGTGCGGCGTATCGAGTTAATGCGTTTGGTGACGGCGGATTTGAATGAACGAACAATCGTTGGCACCGAACCCGAAACGGGTTTGCCGAATTGTTCACGATTCATGTCGAGGGCGCGGCCTATCGCGGCCCCATACATGACCATCGCCAAAATCCCATGAACCAGGATGAAAATCATTCCCTTTTTCGGGTATTCTTCTGCAGCCATCCGTTTACGAAACCCGCCAGTAACGACACGCCGACGAAGCCCACGGTCAGCAGCAGCACCCAGGACAAGCGCATCACCCAGACCATATACTCCGCGCTGCCGAGGCTGCCGGCGTACCGCGGCGCCGGCAGGACCACGGCCACCACGGAGGCCAGGACGAATGCTTTACTTGCCAATCCGACAAAACTCCACCTGTTGCTCTTGCCGGTATCCGTCATTTGCCAGTGGACCCCGAATTGAGATTTCACCCAGGAGTTGGACTCTTTGATCCGTCTTTTCGAGTCTATCAAATCCTGAATTGCGATGCAAAACTCCAGTGCGAGGTCGGGGCTTATTCTGACGCATGTACTGTCGTGCAAGAAGAATCGTCGCCGTTTCGATCAAGTCATTAAGCCGGGGTCAGGAGGTCCGCGGAAACCCCCATCATCTTTCTTGACGAAATTTTCTGTCCGTTTTATCTTTGTATTGACGTTGTAATAACCATAAATCATGGAGGCCGCGATGATCAAAACGCTGACCAAGCATGGCAACAGCCTGGCGCTGGTGATCGAGAAACCGGTCCTGGAACTGCTCGGAGCCGACGCCGAAACTCCTTTCGAAGTCACTACCGACGGCCGGGTGCTGATTCTTTCCCCCATCAAGGATCCCGACCGCAGCGATGCGTTCAAGAAAGCCCTCGACAAGGTCAACGTCCGCTATTCCAAAGCGCTCAAAAAGCTGGCGGAGTAGGTTGTGAAATTTCTTAGCCTGACCGAGGTGCTGGAGATCCAGCGGGATCAGATCACCCGCTACGGCGGCGCCTCCGGCATCCGGGATATCGAGTTGCTCAAATCGGCGCTCGGCATGCCGTCTGCTGCCTACGGCGGCGAGTTTCTGCATACCTACGTTTATGAGATGGCCGCCGCCTATCTCTTCCACCTGGTCAGGAATCGTCCCTTCCTCGACGGCAACAAGCGGGTCGGCGCGGTAGCGGCGCTGGTCTTCCTGCTGCTCAACGGCCACGCCTTCGACGCGCCGGAGGATGATTTCGCCGAGCTGGTGCTGTCCGTCGATCGAGGAGAGATCGGCAAGGCCGAGGTGGCGGTCTTCATTCGCCGCTGGAGCCGGGTGAAGTA contains:
- a CDS encoding calcium/sodium antiporter, translated to MTTAFLALALGLALLVWSASYFVDGSASTARYFGMPPLLIGMVIVGFGTSAPELVVSAIAASQGNPGIALGNAYGSNITNIALILGLAAMISPIAVHSQVLRKELPILTAVTVLAAWQVWDGEITRIDAFVLLGVFAGLMAWSIRQGMQKRTDALGSQVDQELKVHAMPIRQAVFRLAIGLVLLIVSSRVLVWGAVEIAHGFGVSDLFIGLTVVAAGTSLPELASSVIAARKGEDDIALGNVLGSNLFNTLAVVGIAGTISPMNVGPEIFFRDIPVMAALTVSLFVIGYGFRGSGRVNRIEGAVLLACYVGYIGYLATRVSRL
- a CDS encoding AbrB/MazE/SpoVT family DNA-binding domain-containing protein → MIKTLTKHGNSLALVIEKPVLELLGADAETPFEVTTDGRVLILSPIKDPDRSDAFKKALDKVNVRYSKALKKLAE
- a CDS encoding type II toxin-antitoxin system death-on-curing family toxin — encoded protein: MKFLSLTEVLEIQRDQITRYGGASGIRDIELLKSALGMPSAAYGGEFLHTYVYEMAAAYLFHLVRNRPFLDGNKRVGAVAALVFLLLNGHAFDAPEDDFAELVLSVDRGEIGKAEVAVFIRRWSRVK